The Punica granatum isolate Tunisia-2019 chromosome 4, ASM765513v2, whole genome shotgun sequence genome has a window encoding:
- the LOC116205477 gene encoding basic form of pathogenesis-related protein 1-like, producing MAFNISQILLTVMYSSLLVLPFSYAQNSQADFLNGHNNARKLVKVANVTWDNTVAAYALNYANQRVGDCSLTHSKGPYGENLAKGTGSFSGAAAVNLWVAEKQYYDYNSNSCIGGKECKHYTQVVWYDSLHIGCARVQCNNGWWFVTCNYDGPGNWVGEWPY from the coding sequence ATGGCCTTTAACATCTCACAGATTCTTCTGACAGTGATGTACTCATCTCTCCTAGTACTTCCGTTCTCCTATGCCCAAAACTCGCAAGCAGACTTCCTGAATGGTCATAACAACGCTCGGAAACTAGTCAAGGTGGCGAACGTGACCTGGGACAACACCGTGGCAGCCTATGCCCTCAACTATGCCAACCAGAGGGTCGGGGACTGCAGTCTGACGCACTCGAAGGGGCCCTACGGAGAGAACCTTGCCAAGGGCACCGGCTCATTCAGCGGGGCTGCCGCAGTCAATTTGTGGGTGGCGGAGAAGCAGTACTATGATTACAATTCCAATTCTTGCATTGGTGGTAAAGAGTGCAAGCACTACACCCAGGTGGTCTGGTATGACTCGCTCCACATTGGGTGTGCCAGGGTGCAGTGTAATAACGGGTGGTGGTTTGTCACATGCAATTACGACGGTCCAGGCAACTGGGTTGGCGAGTGGCCTTACTAA
- the LOC116202949 gene encoding uncharacterized protein LOC116202949 isoform X2: protein MHEYHLLSNALDGLLQGNRKNYVLCMIKCNSDKKANSTPSFHEYEYERHEPMTINRDGILDLERGQAARELKLVAAKAKPKSSSSTNFCRKCCNNNPFVEYILLVVGIIALLMLIIIFSKIYNSVRYCNIH from the exons ATGCACGAATACCACCTGCTGAGCAATGCTCTCGATGGCCTCCTCCAGGGCAAT AGGAAGAACTATGTTTTGTGTATGATAAAGTGCAATTCTGACAAGAAGGCCAATTCAACTCCATCCTTCCATGAATATGAATATGAACGCCATGAGCCTATGACTATCAACAGAGATGGCATCCTTGATCTGGAACGCGGGCAAGCTGCTCGAGAACTGAAACTGGTCGCCGCCAAAGCAAAGCCAaagtcttcttcttcaaccaACTTTTGTAGAAAGTGTTGCAACAACAATCCATTTGTGGAGTATATCCTACTGGTTGTGGGCATTATTGCGTTGCTAATGCTCATAATCATTTTCAGCAAAATCTATAACAGTGTGAGATACTGTAACATCCACTGA
- the LOC116203042 gene encoding pathogenesis-related protein PR-1 type-like, giving the protein MGIKITSLFLISLMTLTLARLSLCQDSPQDFVNAHNAARAQVGVDPISWNETVAAYAHDYASKRSEDCNLVHSGGSYGENLAWSSADLSGTDAVNMWVAEKNDYDYNSNTCADGKMCGHYTQVVWRNSVHLGCAKVQCSTGGTFISCNYDPPGNFNGQRPY; this is encoded by the coding sequence ATGGGCATCAAGATCACCTCGCTGTTTCTTATATCTCTCATGACCCTAACCCTAGCCCGGCTCTCCCTTTGCCAAGACTCGCCCCAGGACTTCGTTAATGCCCACAATGCAGCTCGAGCTCAGGTGGGTGTGGACCCGATTTCATGGAATGAGACGGTAGCTGCCTATGCCCACGACTATGCTAGCAAGCGATCTGAAGACTGCAATCTGGTCCACTCTGGCGGGTCCTATGGGGAAAACCTGGCTTGGAGTAGCGCCGACTTGTCGGGTACTGATGCGGTGAACATGTGGGTTGCGGAGAAGAACGACTATGACTACAACTCTAACACATGTGCTGATGGTAAGATGTGCGGGCACTATACCCAGGTGGTCTGGCGCAACTCGGTTCACCTTGGGTGTGCGAAGGTCCAGTGCAGCACCGGAGGCACATTTATCAGTTGCAACTACGACCCTCCGGGCAACTTCAATGGGCAACGACCTTATTAA
- the LOC116202949 gene encoding uncharacterized protein LOC116202949 isoform X1, producing MMHEYHLNAYYEEDDTDVLDKRKNYVLCMIKCNSDKKANSTPSFHEYEYERHEPMTINRDGILDLERGQAARELKLVAAKAKPKSSSSTNFCRKCCNNNPFVEYILLVVGIIALLMLIIIFSKIYNSVRYCNIH from the exons ATGATGCACGAATATCACCTAAATGCCTACTATGAGGAGGATGACACTGACGTATTGGACAAG AGGAAGAACTATGTTTTGTGTATGATAAAGTGCAATTCTGACAAGAAGGCCAATTCAACTCCATCCTTCCATGAATATGAATATGAACGCCATGAGCCTATGACTATCAACAGAGATGGCATCCTTGATCTGGAACGCGGGCAAGCTGCTCGAGAACTGAAACTGGTCGCCGCCAAAGCAAAGCCAaagtcttcttcttcaaccaACTTTTGTAGAAAGTGTTGCAACAACAATCCATTTGTGGAGTATATCCTACTGGTTGTGGGCATTATTGCGTTGCTAATGCTCATAATCATTTTCAGCAAAATCTATAACAGTGTGAGATACTGTAACATCCACTGA
- the LOC116204112 gene encoding soluble inorganic pyrophosphatase 6, chloroplastic-like, with translation MEVAINEPFTWIKQDTKKMNLCYYLYNIHWNYGLLLQTWEDSSFANSDQARAAKIQERKKGKCKYIYLYVFGDSIYLMIFSCLVDVVEIGETGRDIGQILRVKPLASLAVIDEGELDWKTVTISSDDPRASIENDVDDVEKYFLVCTYEINALKIFNVPLQQQFTVVYFVIYGLTIDILILCTYKTVISS, from the exons ATGGAGGTTGCCATTAATGAGCCATTCACCTGGATCAAGCAGGACACGAAGAAGATGAATCTCTGTTATTATCT CTACAATATCCATTGGAACTATGGGTTGCTCCTACAAACCTGGGAAGACTCATCATTCGCTAATTCTGATCAGGCGCGAGCAGCAAAAatccaagaaagaaaaaaaggaaagtgtaaatatatttatttatatgtttttggtGATTCAATTTACTTAATGATCTTTTCCTGCTTAGTTGATGTTGTTGAGATTGGTGAAACAGGAAGAGACATTGGACAGATTCTCAGGGTCAAGCCCTTGGCTTCCCTAGCAGTGATTGATGAGGGTGAACTTGACTGGAAAACAGTAACAATTTCATCGGATGATCCCAGGGCTTCCATAGAGAATGATGTTGATGATGTCGAGAAGTATTTCTTGGTATGTACCTATGAAATCAATGCCCTTAAAATCTTTAACGTTCCTCTCCAACAACAGTTCACTGTGGTGTACTTTGTTATCTATGGTCTCACTATTGATATCCTCATCCTCTGCACCTATAAGACCGTGATCTCTTcataa